A single window of Melospiza georgiana isolate bMelGeo1 chromosome 6, bMelGeo1.pri, whole genome shotgun sequence DNA harbors:
- the TSSC4 gene encoding U5 small nuclear ribonucleoprotein TSSC4, translated as MGEQEAGEPFLGIVADGGRDFEGALPSDTVSLSDSDSDDLGLADEAEVDTISPEEPSVDEGDSRSGETPDSSNSRSPVQPFHLKGMSSTFSLRSQSIFDCLEEAARLSVPSMPEDNVVDGRFKRPLPPTTVSGNLVPENMGRQARAVQAPRTSPAVPDYVAHPERWTKYSLEGVSECSDKTNRAVAMEFLGGLKKRGEQQSSATQDSYTQSFNQDPSSCGAGRIVFTKPTKRGVDRLEKKTSTGEDDKKQVKTDLKGKSLKKADDLREEDKVELGHLDSDSGKAAEEEECTMEGDQNTEHKPDARLSGVGEEPSLGTVGFHCSKKKSRKNFRPKVDDEGEEEES; from the coding sequence atgggagagcaggaggcaggtGAACCTTTTCTGGGGATAGTGGCTGATGGTGGCAGAGACTTTGAAGGAGCTCTGCCCTCAGACACGGTGTCACTCAGCGATTCTGACTCTGATGACTTGGGGCTGGCGGATGAAGCAGAAGTTGATACAATATCTCCCGAGGAGCCATCTGTAGATGAAGGGGATTCCAGATCAGGAGAGACACCTGACTCATCAAACAGCAGATCTCCTGTGCAGCCATTCCATCTGAAGGGCATGAGTTCTACATTCTCTCTCCGTAGCCAGAGCATTTTTGATTGCCTGGAAGAGGCAGCCAGGCTGTCTGTGCCCTCTATGCCTGAAGATAATGTTGTTGATGGGAGGTTCAAGCGCCCATTGCCTCCAACCACAGTTTCAGGTAACCTGGTCCCAGAAAACATGGGAAGGCAAGCCAGAGCAGTGCAGGCTCCCAGAAcctctcctgcagtgcctgaCTACGTGGCACACCCGGAGCGCTGGACCAAATACAGCCTGGAGGGAGTTTCAGAGTGCAGTGACAAGACTAACAGGGCAGTGGCCATGGAATTTCTAGGGGGTTTGAAGAAAAGAGGGGAGCAACAGAGCTCGGCTACTCAAGACAGCTACACCCAGTCCTTCAACCAGGACCCTTccagctgtggagctgggagGATTGTCTtcaccaaaccaaccaaaagaGGTGTTGAtagactggaaaagaaaacatctACAGGGGAGGATGATAAAAAACAGGTGAAGACAGATCTGAAAGGAAAATCTCTTAAGAAGGCTGATGATTTGAGGGAAGAAGATAAGGTTGAGCTGGGGCACTTAGACAGTGACAgtggaaaggcagcagaggaggaggagtgcaCGATGGAAGGGGACCAGAACACAGAACATAAACCTGATGCAAGGCTTAGTGGTGTAGGTGAAGAGCCATCGCTGGGAACAGTTGGATTCCACTGCAGTAAgaagaagagcaggaaaaattTCCGACCTAAAGTAGATGATgaaggggaggaagaagagTCCTGA